The following proteins are co-located in the Acipenser ruthenus chromosome 35, fAciRut3.2 maternal haplotype, whole genome shotgun sequence genome:
- the LOC117970223 gene encoding immunoglobulin superfamily DCC subclass member 3-like yields the protein MLRSGLWIAVLVAAFTTGLAGSPELAFLVEPSDVIAVRDRPLMLNCQVEGEGPISVTWRKNGVAMVTGQRASVLVNGSLLIQNFHKRRDGNETDAGEYECAAQNRYGMLLSRRARVQLASLPKFHTHPQSMLVEEGGVARFQCQVQGIPEAVISWERNRTALQTNDLRYTLLPAGILQITGVRRSDSALYRCVATNIANTRYSHEGQLNVSVMVPKTYKEPFILSGPQNLTLTVHQTAILECIATGNPRPIVSWSRQDGRSIGVEGIQVLGTGNLMISDVSLQHSGVYVCAANRPGTRMRRTALGRLVVQAPPEFLQWPQSSSRPAGSSAVFSCVAQGVPEPHLIWLKNGKILTPGDNVKLTNNNSTLAITRITSEDEAIYQCIAENGAGTNQASARLAVSLSRELPDSPEKLSASPLSSTSVQVTWAQPPTEVTDGIIGYVLHIRKIGEPDSQELQEAVSKTTFQHLFSNLEASTTYSIYLKAYSPLGASKQSLSVVATTLGDVPATCGFFTRVLNSSAVQVFWELPHKPGRVQGFKLYHRRLPHPDFQGPQLLPSTSNAFVFTQLESMAVYEIKLLAYNGNGDGNSTVRIVSMREEDSSDKTSTGSEAGCNCRQDSDGSMTGIVVGIHIGMACIIFCVLFLMFGYRRSLFCRKGTQESWTVPRGTEAAQGTQLGHKKGVSRPAEAIELVTQNQSSAQTQSPSQCEVLIEQHQPGQPG from the exons ATGTTGCGGTCCGGCCTGTGGATAGCTGTATTGGTAGCGGCGTTTACTACAG gaTTGGCTGGCAGCCCTGAGCTGGCATTCCTGGTGGAGCCCAGTGATGTCATCGCAGTGAGGGACCGCCCCCTCATGCTGAACTGCCAGGTGGAAGGGGAGGGGCCTATCTCAGTGACCTGGCGGAAGAACGGAGTTGCTATGGTGACGGGGCAGAGAGCCAGCGTCCTGGTCAATGGCTCTCTGCTGATTCAGAACTTCCACAAGCGGCGCGACGGCAACGAGACGGACGCGGGCGAGTACGAGTGTGCAGCGCAGAACCGCTATGGCATGCTGCTGAGCAGGAGGGCACGCGTGCAGCTGGCAT CTCTCCCCAAGTTCCACACTCACCCCCAGTCGATGCTGGTGGAGGAGGGAGGCGTGGCCCGGTTTCAGTGCCAGGTCCAGGGGATCCCGGAGGCTGTGATCAGCTGGGAACGGAACCGCACAGCTCTGCAGACCAACGACCTGAG GTACACCCTGCTTCCCGCCGGCATTCTTCAAATCACCGGAGTGCGCCGCTCAGACTCCGCCCTCTACCGCTGCGTGGCGACCAACATTGCAAACACGCGCTACAGCCACGAGGGGCAGCTCAATGTGTCTG TTATGGTTCCGAAGACCTACAAAGAGCCATTCATCCTCTCCGGACCTCAGAACCTGACTCTCACCGTCCACCAGACCGCCATCTTGGAGTGCATCGCCACCGGCAACCCTCGACCAATCGTCTCCTGGAGCCGGCAGG ATGGGCGCTCCATCGGCGTGGAGGGGATCCAGGTTCTTGGGACGGGGAACCTGATGATTTCGGATGTTTCACTCCAGCACTCAGGGGTGTACGTGTGTGCAGCTAACCGCCCCGGGACCAGAATGAGACGGACCGCGCTGGGGAGGCTCGTGGTTCAGG CTCCGCCTGAGTTCCTGCAATGGCCGCAGTCCTCCTCCAGGCCAGCAGGGAGCAGTGCTGTGTTCAGCTGTGTGGCGCAGGGGGTTCCGGAGCCCCACCTCATCTGGCTAAAGAATGGCAAGATCCTGACTCCTGGAGACAACGTCAAGCTCACCAACAACAACAG CACCCTGGCCATCACTCGCATCACCTCGGAGGACGAAGCGATCTACCAGTGCATCGCCGAGAACGGAGCCGGCACCAACCAGGCCAGCGCCCGGCTGGCAGTGTCCCTGTCCAGGGAGCTGCCGGACTCCCCGGAGAAGCTGTCCGCCTCCCCCCTCTCCAGCACCTCCGTCCAGGTGACCTGGGCACAGCCCCCCACGGAGGTGACTGACGGCATCATCGGATACGTCCTGCACATCCGCAAGATCGGGG AGCCGGACAGTCAAGAGCTGCAGGAGGCCGTCAGTAAGACCACGTTCCAGCATCTCTTCAGTAACCTGGAGGCCTCCACCACCTACTCCATCTACCTGAAGGCTTACTCCCCGCTCGGGGCCAGCAAGCAATCCCTCAGCGTTGTGGCAACCACCTTGGGAGATG TTCCAGCCACGTGTGGCTTCTTCACCAGGGTGCTGAACTCCAGTGCTGTGCAGGTTTTCTGGGAGCTGCCTCACAAGCCAGGCCGGGTGCAGGGCTTCAAGCTGTACCATCGCAGGCTGCCTCACCCAGACTTCCAGGGGCCACAGCTGCTTCCCAGCACCAGCAATGCCTTCGTGTTCACCCAGCTCG AGTCCATGGCAGTGTACGAGATCAAGCTGTTGGCTTACAATGGAAACGGGGATGGAAACAGCACGGTCCGCATCGTCTCAATGAGGGAGGAGGACAGCAGCGACAAGACCAGTACAG GCAGCGAGGCGGGGTGTAACTGCAGGCAGGACAGCGACGGCTCCATGACAGGGATCGTGGTGGGAATCCACATCGGCATGGCCTGCATTATCTTCTGTGTGCTCTTCCTCATGTTCGGGTACCGGAGGAG TCTGTTCTGCAGGAAGGGGACCCAGGAGAGCTGGACAGTGCCCCGGGGGACGGAGGCGGCTCAAGGGACTCAGCTCGGACACAAGAAAGGAGTCAGCCGACCAGCTGAAGCCATTGAACTCGTCACACAG aacCAGTCATCAGCACAGACGCAGAGTCCTTCGCAGTGTGAGGTCCTGATTGAACAACACCAGCCTGGACAGCCAGGCTAA